One region of Pseudoalteromonas sp. R3 genomic DNA includes:
- a CDS encoding gamma-glutamylcyclotransferase family protein: protein MEALFSYGTLQQSQVQLDTFGRLLNGQADALVGYRVGLVKISDPDVLKSSGKEHHPILIYTADDADQVEGTVFLLSAQELKHADSYEVDDYVRQKAVLKSGKPCWIYAASETAHILDAVAIE from the coding sequence ATGGAAGCTTTGTTCTCATACGGTACGTTACAACAATCACAGGTACAACTCGACACGTTTGGCCGCCTTCTCAACGGACAGGCAGATGCCTTAGTCGGCTATCGTGTTGGCTTGGTCAAAATTAGTGATCCGGACGTACTTAAAAGTAGTGGGAAGGAACATCACCCCATTCTCATCTATACTGCCGACGACGCGGATCAAGTAGAAGGGACTGTTTTCTTACTTTCTGCACAGGAATTAAAGCACGCTGACAGCTATGAGGTGGATGACTATGTCAGGCAGAAGGCTGTATTAAAGTCGGGTAAACCCTGCTGGATCTATGCTGCCAGTGAGACAGCTCACATTCTTGATGCGGTCGCAATAGAATAA
- a CDS encoding DUF6351 family protein — translation MSKNVGFMFLISLVLIAITGVILHFYPHHDEVSARQISEIATPQPNQVLRFTPHISEVSRPQDSFNFPIELEKTGPTTNLYSGPNQYPFFCMTQESELGQPLVDNQQGLGVPVFRGAQVIGYSKDCSLPTRLFYFTLTKQDDNFVATRLDEDNARLHDSSPLFRVEQGTINRFIYTLIMPISNEEVGERSSHSKWNQKLIYQFNGGSGIGYRQGRQKAARVMTRQARQLLDGYAVISSSGNKTSYTYNMLLAEDTARRVKQQFISLYGEPLYTVGIGGSGGGLAQYLIGQNSKGILDGLIPLYSYPDMITQTTYALDCDLLNNYFTFRAKDPKAWRDWERRRQIEGLNAINDFPQKAGFLQPLNQLMAGFAPSFPDGNSECINGYFGLSAFINNPRQGFLRPFFSDEVIAKTRWSYWQDLVHIFGTDEQGFGRSTWDNVGVQYGLNALREGHISFDEFIHINHHIGGWKRQADMRQEDIVLPLGTRIPIWLTLWGNHNITNASTGPARRHEGSLEAMEQAYRSGQVFIGKVNLPIIDARHYLENELDMHHMSASFYSRVRIAQQNGHSKNHVIWVAHKDHNPTTAAFAAMDEWLLRMKNNPELDAASARPTSLRDTCFNDDGSIYAAGSAVFDGQWNNKPQGKCQSRFPMFSTSRIQAGGGWGGDMFKCPLVSVAAAIHKGWYLPFDARPYQALLEQTFPEGYVTIRVRILGVQLTCKPALRIVGSHLQ, via the coding sequence ATGAGCAAAAATGTCGGGTTCATGTTTCTGATCAGCTTAGTGCTGATAGCAATCACGGGTGTGATATTACACTTCTACCCTCACCATGATGAGGTCAGTGCCCGACAGATAAGTGAGATTGCTACACCACAGCCCAATCAAGTGTTGCGCTTTACTCCCCATATTTCAGAGGTTTCCAGACCGCAGGATTCGTTTAACTTTCCAATTGAGTTAGAAAAAACAGGCCCAACAACAAACCTATATTCAGGACCAAATCAGTACCCTTTCTTTTGCATGACCCAGGAGTCTGAGCTTGGGCAACCACTTGTAGACAATCAACAGGGCCTGGGTGTGCCTGTCTTTAGGGGAGCGCAGGTCATTGGCTACAGTAAAGACTGTTCATTACCCACACGGTTATTTTACTTCACGTTGACAAAACAAGACGATAATTTTGTTGCGACCAGGCTCGATGAAGACAATGCCCGTTTACACGATTCATCTCCCCTGTTCAGAGTGGAGCAAGGAACAATTAACCGCTTCATTTATACCCTTATCATGCCAATTTCAAATGAAGAAGTCGGGGAGCGTAGTAGTCATTCTAAGTGGAACCAAAAGCTCATTTATCAGTTTAATGGAGGATCAGGAATTGGCTACCGGCAAGGCCGACAAAAGGCCGCTCGGGTAATGACCCGTCAGGCCCGGCAACTACTGGACGGCTATGCGGTGATAAGCTCCAGTGGCAATAAAACCAGTTATACCTATAACATGTTGCTTGCAGAAGACACTGCCAGACGGGTTAAGCAGCAATTTATTAGTCTATATGGTGAGCCTCTCTACACCGTGGGCATTGGCGGCTCAGGAGGGGGGCTGGCCCAATACCTTATCGGACAGAATAGTAAAGGGATTTTGGACGGCCTTATTCCTTTGTACAGCTACCCCGACATGATCACACAAACCACCTATGCGCTTGACTGTGATCTGCTCAATAACTACTTCACTTTTCGAGCAAAGGACCCTAAGGCCTGGCGAGATTGGGAGCGCAGGAGACAAATTGAGGGGCTTAATGCAATCAATGACTTTCCACAAAAAGCCGGCTTTTTGCAACCCTTGAACCAGCTCATGGCGGGATTCGCTCCGTCATTTCCGGATGGTAACAGTGAATGCATTAATGGCTATTTTGGCCTGTCAGCATTCATTAATAACCCTCGACAGGGGTTTCTAAGACCCTTTTTTTCTGATGAGGTGATTGCAAAAACTCGCTGGAGCTACTGGCAGGACCTGGTGCATATTTTTGGCACAGATGAGCAAGGCTTTGGCAGAAGTACCTGGGATAATGTAGGCGTCCAGTATGGTCTTAATGCTCTGCGAGAGGGCCATATTAGTTTTGATGAATTCATTCACATCAATCATCACATTGGCGGCTGGAAGCGCCAAGCAGATATGCGTCAGGAAGACATTGTACTCCCTCTGGGCACCCGTATCCCTATTTGGCTAACACTCTGGGGAAACCATAACATTACAAATGCCTCAACAGGGCCTGCTCGTCGGCATGAAGGTTCATTAGAGGCCATGGAGCAAGCCTACCGCTCAGGGCAAGTATTTATTGGCAAAGTTAATTTGCCAATTATAGACGCCCGACACTATCTGGAAAATGAGCTAGACATGCATCATATGTCTGCTTCATTTTACAGTCGGGTACGCATTGCTCAGCAAAATGGTCACAGTAAAAACCACGTTATCTGGGTTGCGCATAAAGACCACAACCCTACAACAGCCGCTTTTGCGGCAATGGATGAGTGGTTACTCAGGATGAAAAATAATCCAGAGCTTGATGCGGCGTCGGCAAGGCCGACCTCTTTGCGAGACACCTGCTTTAATGACGATGGCAGTATCTATGCAGCAGGTTCTGCTGTCTTTGACGGACAGTGGAATAATAAGCCACAGGGGAAATGTCAGAGTCGCTTTCCTATGTTCAGTACCAGTCGGATCCAGGCTGGTGGAGGCTGGGGTGGTGATATGTTTAAGTGCCCACTGGTTAGTGTTGCAGCCGCTATACACAAAGGCTGGTATTTACCGTTTGATGCCCGCCCTTATCAGGCATTACTTGAACAGACCTTTCCTGAGGGGTATGTAACTATCAGAGTAAGGATATTGGGCGTCCAGCTGACCTGTAAACCCGCTTTACGAATAGTCGGGAGTCATTTACAGTGA
- a CDS encoding response regulator — MVETNPDQTQPKVVIVCDKTDELTGVIEIVGAHTKAYRTVFHWEETTKLIIDCSPAIIIMAKDDVAGSIETYTELAKQGLLNYPHKNILLCENKESGIAFKCCMEDIFSDYFIHKPMYENYRFRMILHNALNEVSGSKKSSELQEVHFGKIDNNLRALIDDVAQYRSRTEENFAHNRDKIAQQPCHNQVQKKLLEQLNQQHISPLIEQLEHQLVESVELLKSQLKSKQVSMAELLAVLNDKGVPRSVVAAQAHPPPNPAVTTSTVPDETPKMHILVVEDNEIYREMLLKILHEEQHTTEYATTGLEAIKLLKKHKFDMVFMDLFMPELDGYNTTKNIRTFKHCKKLPIIALSTNRNKDLIRKWATLGLTGYITKPSTKVTILKAIDKVHNSYNSAH, encoded by the coding sequence ATGGTAGAAACTAATCCTGATCAAACTCAGCCCAAAGTCGTTATTGTTTGTGACAAAACAGATGAACTTACGGGTGTGATAGAAATTGTCGGTGCCCATACAAAAGCGTATCGCACCGTGTTTCACTGGGAGGAAACGACAAAGCTAATTATTGACTGTAGCCCGGCCATCATCATTATGGCTAAGGACGATGTCGCAGGCAGTATCGAAACATACACTGAGCTGGCTAAGCAAGGGTTACTCAATTATCCTCACAAAAACATCTTGCTGTGTGAAAATAAAGAGTCAGGCATTGCATTTAAATGCTGCATGGAAGACATTTTTAGCGACTATTTCATTCATAAACCTATGTATGAAAACTATCGCTTCAGGATGATTTTACACAACGCACTCAATGAAGTGTCTGGCAGCAAGAAAAGCTCGGAGTTACAGGAAGTCCATTTTGGGAAAATAGACAATAATCTGCGTGCTCTTATTGATGATGTTGCGCAATACAGAAGCAGAACAGAGGAAAACTTTGCACACAACAGAGATAAGATTGCACAACAGCCATGCCATAACCAGGTACAAAAAAAGCTATTAGAACAGCTTAACCAGCAACATATTAGCCCCCTGATAGAGCAACTTGAACATCAGCTTGTTGAGAGTGTCGAACTGCTTAAATCGCAGCTCAAAAGCAAGCAGGTCTCTATGGCTGAGTTGTTGGCAGTACTGAATGACAAAGGTGTGCCACGCAGCGTTGTAGCGGCTCAGGCACACCCACCTCCTAACCCTGCGGTCACAACTTCTACAGTGCCTGACGAGACGCCCAAAATGCATATTCTGGTCGTAGAAGACAACGAAATATATCGTGAAATGCTACTCAAAATCCTCCACGAAGAACAACATACCACTGAATATGCCACAACGGGTTTGGAGGCAATTAAGCTTTTGAAAAAGCACAAATTTGATATGGTATTTATGGACTTATTTATGCCTGAACTGGATGGATACAACACCACTAAAAACATTCGTACCTTTAAGCACTGTAAGAAACTCCCTATCATAGCTCTGTCTACTAATCGCAATAAAGACCTGATACGTAAATGGGCAACGCTTGGTCTGACAGGCTATATCACCAAACCCTCAACTAAGGTCACCATCCTAAAAGCCATCGACAAAGTGCATAACAGTTACAACTCTGCCCACTGA
- a CDS encoding response regulator, whose amino-acid sequence MSQSAILIDDNALFLNLLSNQLATLGVAVSQARDKEELLAHLETDWFDWAFIDAHLEDGECGLQLANILREQQPLHEQPCQLIGMSGDEICASRYATVGIETYFVKPISLHQLQALLCASSKKD is encoded by the coding sequence ATGAGTCAAAGCGCAATCCTGATTGATGATAATGCCCTGTTTTTAAATCTGCTTAGCAATCAATTGGCAACTCTGGGCGTGGCAGTATCACAGGCTCGGGATAAGGAAGAATTATTGGCCCACCTTGAGACAGATTGGTTTGACTGGGCCTTTATCGATGCGCACCTGGAAGATGGTGAGTGTGGACTTCAACTGGCAAATATACTTAGAGAACAACAGCCACTGCATGAACAACCCTGTCAGTTGATAGGTATGTCGGGCGACGAAATCTGCGCCAGCCGATACGCCACCGTAGGCATAGAGACCTACTTTGTTAAGCCCATATCCTTGCATCAGCTACAGGCACTGCTGTGTGCATCATCGAAAAAAGATTGA